One stretch of Punica granatum isolate Tunisia-2019 chromosome 5, ASM765513v2, whole genome shotgun sequence DNA includes these proteins:
- the LOC116207451 gene encoding lipoamide acyltransferase component of branched-chain alpha-keto acid dehydrogenase complex, mitochondrial, with product MMIGRKICRKAQLIAAAQRWLCPQASPVPVPASPAPLRCYSQLSCSPSAMAPSSFPAARVRSLSNNQYTMKRMWFSSDALEDAFCGGIVDVPLAQTGEGIAECELLKWYVKEGDQIEEFQPLCEVQSDKATIEITSRYKGKVAQILYAPGDIVKVGETLLKMIVEGFHLQQEAYDGLESVDSPTSETIKSRSCGVLSTPAVRSLAKEYGVDITDVHGTGKDGRVLKEDVLRYAVEKGILEHAPPVTAKPEQQFSGGLHDSQYESAKFGYQFNDETLPLRGFKRTMVKTMSMAATVPHFYYVDEINCDALVELKKSFQESNSDPNVKHTFLPLLIKSLSMALSKCPLMNSCFIEESLEVILRGSHNIGIAMATPNGLVVPNIKNVQSLSILEITKELSRLQKSALDNKLSPDDLSGGTITLSNIGAIGGKFGSPLLNLPEVSIIAVGRIQKAAHFSDDGNVYPVSMMTINIGADHRVLDGATVATFCNEWKQYIEKPELLMLQMR from the exons ATGATGATCGGCCGGAAGATTTGTCGGAAGGCGCAGCTGATCGCCGCCGCCCAACGGTGGCTGTGCCCGCAAGCCTCGCCGGTTCCGGTGCCGGCGAGTCCTGCGCCTCTGCGGTGCTACTCTCAGCTCAGCTGCTCTCCCTCTGCCATGGCGCCGTCCAGCTTCCCTGCTGCTCGCGTCCGA TCCCTGTCCAACAACCAGTACACAATGAAGAGGATGTGGTTTTCGAGCGATGCGTTGGAAGATGCTTTTTGTGGAGGGATCGTTGATGTTCCATTAGCACAGACAGGTGAAGGCATCGCTGAATGTGAACTGCTTAAATGGTATGTAAAAGAg GGGGATCAAATTGAAGAGTTTCAGCCACTTTGCGAAGTTCAGAGCGACAAGGCAACAATAGAAATAACGAGCCGCTACAAAGGAAAAGTTGCTCAGATTCTTTATGCTCCTGGTGACATAGTGAAG GTTGGTGAGACTCTTCTGAAGATGATTGTTGAGGGATTTCACCTTCAACAGGAGGCTTATGATGGTTTAGAAAGTGTAGATTCTCCCACTTCTGAGACAATAAAGAGCAGAAGTTGTGGAGTGTTGTCCACTCCTGCTGTTCGAAGTCTTGCAAAGGAATATGGTGTAGACATAACTGATGTCCATGGAACTGGTAAAGATGGCAGGGTGCTGAAAGAAGATGTGCTTAGGTATGCTGTTGAAAAGGGAATCTTAGAACATGCTCCACCAGTCACTGCTAAACCAGAGCAGCAATTTTCGGGAGGTTTGCATGATTCCCAATATGAATCAGCTAAATTTGGATATCAGTTCAACGATGAGACACTGCCCTTGAg GGGTTTTAAGCGCACAATGGTCAAAACAATGTCCATGGCAGCAACAGTGCCCCATTTCTATTATGTAGATGAGATAAACTGCGATGCCCTTGTTGAGCTCAAAAAATCTTTTCAGGAGAGTAACAGCGACCCAAATGTTAAGCACACTTTTCTCCCATTGCTGATTAAGTCTCTTTCAATGGCTCTGAGCAAATGTCCCTTGATGAACAGCTGTTTCATTGAGGAATCACTAGAGGTCATTCTCAGAG GTTCCCACAATATTGGGATTGCGATGGCTACTCCGAATGGTCTTGTTGTACCAAACATAAAAAATGTTCAGTCACTTTCCATCTTGGAG ATAACGAAGGAGCTCTCGAGGTTGCAAAAATCAGCTTTAGATAATAAGCTTAGTCCCGATGACTTATCAGGTGGAACAATAACGTTAAGCAACATTGGAGCCATTGGTGGAAAGTTCGGGTCGCCCCTTCTCAACCTGCCTGAAGTTTCCATAATCGCAGTTGGCCGGATCCAAAAGGCGGCACATTTCTCGGATGACGGAAATGTCTATCCTGTATCTATGATGACG ATAAATATAGGTGCTGATCACAGAGTCCTCGATGGGGCTACGGTTGCTACATTCTGTAATGAGTGGAAGCAATATATCGAAAAGCCAGAGTTGCTTATGTTGCAAATGAGGTGA
- the LOC116209632 gene encoding protein DETOXIFICATION 55, which produces MVAAAESPPYLKVPQVAEELKRTADIAVPGLAAGLVGYIRNLVLVACMGRLGTLELAGGALAIGFTNITGYSVLSGLAMGMDPLCSQAIGSGNSKLARHTLCQTILMLLLASALIGLLWANLEPLMLALRQRPDIANMAGVYCRFALPDLVASSLLHPLRIYLRSNGATWPLMWCTLFASLLHVPTAVFLSFTLRLGVPGIAISNFITNFCNVLFLVLYLFSISTISPEVDSTWAGCQWKSMNPWAAQDSIDLKLVATYEPDSDTVLTPLVSDHSSTCAVMEDWKRLLGLAIPSCLGVCLEWWWYEFMTILAGYLPSPHVALATAAIVIQTTSLMYTLPAALGASVSTRVGSELGAGRPHLARLAAIVAIGLALMGSSLGLILTTLGRQAWTRVFTSDREILDLTMAVLPVIGLCELANCPQTTSCGVLRGSARPGTGAAINFCSFYLVGAPAAVALGFVWKMGFVGLCYGLLAAQVACAVSILVVIYRTNWEIEWAKAKGLVGKFAGKDEEGPVITFV; this is translated from the exons ATGGTCGCAGCCGCAGAGTCTCCACCGTACCTGAAAGTGCCACAG GTAGCAGAGGAGCTGAAAAGGACAGCCGACATAGCCGTTCCCGGACTGGCGGCTGGCCTTGTGGGCTACATCAGGAATCTCGTGCTTGTGGCCTGCATGGGTCGGCTCGGGACTCTCGAGCTTGCTGGCGGCGCCCTCGCCATCGGCTTCACCAACATCACCGGTTACTCTGTTCTATCGGGGCTCGCCATGGGGATGGACCCGCTTTGCAGCCAGGCTATCGGCTCTGGCAACTCCAAGCTGGCCCGCCATACACTGTGCCAGACCATCCTCATGCTTCTCCTTGCCTCGGCCCTGATCGGCCTTTTATGGGCCAACCTCGAGCCGTTAATGCTAGCCCTCCGTCAGAGGCCAGATATAGCTAATATGGCGGGTGTCTACTGCCGTTTCGCCCTGCCTGACCTCGTTGCCAGCAGCCTCCTCCACCCGCTGCGTATATACCTCCGCAGCAACGGAGCGACATGGCCCTTGATGTGGTGCACCCTTTTTGCATCGCTTTTGCACGTTCCGACAGCCGTATTCTTATCCTTCACTTTACGCCTTGGGGTCCCCGGAATCGCAATATCCAACTTTATCACCAACTTCTGCAACGTCCTTTTCCTAGTATTATACCTTTTCTCCATAAGCACAATTTCCCCCGAAGTAGATTCAACATGGGCCGGCTGTCAATGGAAATCGATGAATCCGTGGGCGGCACAAGATAGTATTGATCTTAAACTCGTCGCAACTTATGAGCCTGATAGTGACACAGTCCTGACACCATTAGTGTCCGATCATTCCAGCACTTGTGCGGTTATGGAGGACTGGAAACGGCTGCTGGGGCTAGCGATTCCGAGTTGCCTGGGAGTGTGCTTGGAATGGTGGTGGTACGAGTTCATGACCATCCTCGCAGGCTACCTGCCCAGCCCGCACGTTGCACTTGCCACAGCCGCAATTGTCATACAGACTACATCACTTATGTACACACTCCCAGCAGCATTGGGCGCCTCCGTCTCCACCCGGGTCGGGAGCGAGCTCGGGGCAGGCCGGCCGCACTTGGCCCGTCTGGCAGCGATAGTGGCCATAGGGCTAGCCCTGATGGGCTCTTCTCTTGGGCTGATATTGACAACTCTGGGGAGGCAGGCTTGGACCAGAGTCTTCACCAGTGACAGAGAAATTCTGGATTTGACAATGGCTGTTCTACCAGTTATTGGGCTATGCGAGCTCGCGAACTGCCCACAGACCACCAGCTGTGGGGTACTCAGAGGGAGCGCCCGGCCAGGAACCGGAGCGGCAATCAACTTCTGCTCATTTTACTTGGTCGGTGCGCCGGCGGCTGTGGCCCTGGGCTTTGTTTGGAAAATGGGCTTCGTGGGCCTGTGCTATGGGCTTCTGGCAGCCCAAGTTGCTTGCGCGGTGTCGATTCTGGTGGTCATTTACAGGACGAATTGGGAGATCGAATGGGCCAAGGCAAAGGGATTGGTCGGAAAATTTGCTGGCAAGGATGAGGAAGGTCCGGTTATTACATTTGTATGA